tccgactggatcgagcggctcgcctcgctcgtgatcgccgtcacgctcactcacactgactcgctccgtccgcctgctttcgctctcgctcggctcggatcggatcggcagggctactacgaaactcgaagttcgtatcgtaccgtccctctcgctctcgtattaaatagtataagtgtcagagggaccgcacgacacgaacttcgattttggagtttcgtagtagccctgcggatcggatcttggactagAGATGCACCTCTTCAAAAAAATTTGCTCCATCTCAGTCCACACCTTTGCTTTACTATCAGGCACGACGCAAGCCTatttttgtatcaaaaatattgttaattgtCCCCTGTGGCATTCGATGACATAAGAAAACTTGCAATCAGATCCGGTACTACATATAATACTTTTCGAGTAGCTTGGGTACGGTGACATTTgctttttttccattccacgccatgaatgtttcaggccaatattttataatacttgaatctcgaaagaacaaaaaaataaatatctccaTGTACCTAGCTTAAAAAATTTCGTAGGTAATAATACGAGTAAacacaaatcacttaaaaatatattattttgttgtaaAACTAATAAGATACAATATTGTAATCTCGTTAAAAAATATCgtcgcgtaaaacggaactcaattacaatagagcttgactttgcttatcgaccgaatcgattctacaatcttgtcaaatcgtttgactcgcgtcatctgtcaattagtacgagAGCTACTTAAGCTTTTCTCTTCTTTGTTTtgagtgtttcgtattgtttgatgttatgaactgttactttgttattcaattttgttgttacggtttttgttaatttttttaccgttattagtttagatatagtgcCAAAaaagaccgcatggtttgtgagatcccgatagacaagcaaaaacacttgctacgcgggtGAAGCTGAGGGCAAAAactggttaaaaatataaactatcactacTAAAATCCATTACACAcctttagcatatttaatcgaaaATCGCAaaaaatcgattcgaatttacattgtcacaaccctttaattgcttaatgacatgtaTCACCGTACCCAAGCTATTTGGAAaggattataaaaatatataagactGGCTGCGTTTACTCATCGAATGTCATCGTTGCCTAAGGAAAGGACAAGCGGTGTGGGCcggatttagtattttttatacatattattcGCTTCGGTTTCAGCTATACGCTTATGAAGATCACTCCACAAAACGGGGAACATTTAGAAGAACTGTCCAAATTACAACATGTTCCCGAAAGCATTGAAATCCTTAAGCGGAGTCGTGGTCTAAACCGCTCCACGGACATTTTGGTGGCCCCACACAAACGAGCGTTTCTAGACGAGTTTGTTAGCCGACTTCGGATACCAGTGCAGTACAAATTAAACTATGGCTGGTTTGTCTAGATAATTatgctttatttttatactagaCTAGTGTATAGCCGTGGCTTCGTAAGCGTAAACCACCAGAACTAGCAGTTGAATCGAACTCCCAGGATTTTCAGCTGCATCAgcagttaataataataataatcatttttattttcgacCAACTTGGATCATTGAGTTAGTAATACAGTTGAAAAAACTTACGCTGGTGTAACATACAGAAGGACaactacaaaacaaaacatcacTAACACAACATTTAGGTATTGTGTCGCACGTGAAGTTGATAACAGTGGTTCACGTACGGACAATCCAGTCTGTCCGCTATCATGCGCAGGACACTGTTGGCGCTAGCCCGGACTCTATGCGGCCAGTTCTGCGTTAGTTaagttttcaggattttattcCCATCCCATaggaatgtcgggataaaaagtagcctaagtgttattccagatgtccagctatctacttaccaaatttcatccaaatccgtcgagTCGTTtgagtgtgaaggagtaacaaacatacaaacacattcttcttcttctgaaAGTGCCACTCCATTACTGGAGGTTGGCCGTTAGCTCTGAAAATTTCTCCCTATcctatacaaacacacatactcacaaactatcgcattttttatatatgtaggATAATAGCGGCTCCATCCTCATCAGCTAGTTCCTTTATCTCATGGGagtttcgaaaaatcccttcttactTAGAGCATCTCTCAGTAGGAACTCAAAGCGTCGTACGCACGCGAACCTGTGCTGGCTTCATAAGTTAAACGCACTTCATATTACAATCGCTTTCACCTCTTTTTTTCCTTGAAACAGTACATTATAAGGGGAGAAAGAGACAGTGAATGCGAACGTGAGGTCTCACGGGGTTCCACCTACCTATCTAAACTTAAGGAGATCGTTTTCTCGACCGATCGTTTCTATATAGTTTCAAGTTAGCCTGAGTTCCTCAGAAGCTTGCCATTTCTGCCTCCTTCAGCACTTTATTGATGTGAACTAAAACCTATGCCATTTTCAGGTTCTTTCAGGAGGCGTCGAGCCAAGCAATCAAAAAAGATGACTACAATGTTTTTGCGTACAATGCCTACGAAGACGTATGTATTGTAGAAATAtgatttcaaaattcaaattcaaatcatttattctataaataggccgcaatgggcacttttacacgtcatttttttttaactaccagcgctatcggaaataccatcattgccaagaacaatgcgccgcaaaaaacttggcagaaagtcattatttcaaaataaataattacaaataaaatacttaaaaactacagtataaaatttaagaaaaaaatacatgaaataaataataatacagggatgtattaggtattattttatgGGTAAAGGCGCCGCCATAcattcaattctcgtctcgcctcgccggtggaaagtCGCCTTAACGCACTTGGAGTCATAATCGtattcaccacttctttctgtcacacgatatGGAATGATGGCAGAAAGAGATAATTAATGCAATCGCGGAGCTCGcgagttagacaatacggcttcaTGCTACATTTTCATTGACAGAAAAGCGTTGTAAAACTACAATTAAGTAGTCTTTTAAACGAGGCAATTTTTTCCACGTCACAAATGTGGTTAATGCTATAACTTTGTTACACTTAATTCTGATTCTAGATGCTggcttttataaataatttgactatacaattttccaacGTGGTAACGGTGCAGAATGTGGGACAAAGTTACGAAGGTCGCAAGATGGTGCTTGTTAAACTGTCAACTAACCCGAATGGTAGCAATCCTATCATTTTTATTGACGCAGGTAAATCCAAATACTCATGGGACTTCATTTTATATCAAAAACTAGTACATTGTTCACTTGGTGATGTAGTCTAGCAAGGGTTAGTTTATCTAGCAAGGGTTAGTATATCTAGCAAATGttaatttatctaaaaatagagtcgtatcggaTCGCAATcggcgggatcgcggtggatgcggaaagcataaGACCGGTTTGAGTGGAGAGCCATGGGGGGccttcagcagtggacgtcgatgagagtcgcatcagatatttatatatgtaggtacgctttgttgtatcagatattggtgatggTAATTATAACTATTGGTTTCTTACAAGGTGTCCATGCACGGGAATGGGCAGCGTCTGCAATGGCGATGTACCTCATACGCAGGCTAGGGAGAAGCCCTAGGGCTCGGAAGAGAGAACTTAGAGGTATCGACTGGTACATCCTACCCTTGGTCAACCCTGATGGCTACGAATTCTCTCGGTCTGGAAAATCGGTATGGTCATTTAGCTAAAGTGTTCTTGAATTCTGAAACTGGCCGCCTTTTTGACTCGGAGAACAGACGGAGCCACAATCTGTCTGCTTTTACAAAAAGTGAATAAATTACTTAACTGATAGATACCTAATAGtaactatatatttttgtcaaaaaactacgtaaaatttcaagtcgatgccattaactgttcaaaagttccgtcctgcggagacgatcctggccggactaccaggatgtcactttcagattattgtattgtcatgcaacttacataagtatgccaaatttcaagtcaatccgactactggaagttggtcgaacttatacttgcaagatttggctACAGACAGTCaggcagacaacgggacagattaatctaaataaaagcttgttaaatagtaggtacctatgttgtATATAACAAAAGCGATACTGGCATTTGGCAGCCGCTATTTCATTTCGTCACTACTCGTaaaaattgacctttgaaataatgttcattcattaagttcactcagaaaattatcgattttgaggtacgagtttttttaaagtagtgatgATCTACCAGCCGGCTCACCGCCAACGGTGTTAAAAACAAGACACGGCATATCACGACAAGACGCGACACACCACAACAGTCTGACAGTATGCCAAGACCAAGTAGAAAACGTGTAATCTGATACAGATTTTTCATCAcataaacagtgtcgtaacatgcaggctaccttggttgcaaccccccaaataaaaccctcggccgtaatgtgcttctcatgaaacccgtggtcggtaaatgagtcattgcctgtactaattttcatgtcatgaagcccaaggtcggtaaatgagtttgttactgcatggcgtgctgctgctccgtgcgcgcgctgcacacgcacgccatgcacatgctgcggagggggagggcagcggggagctggcgctgccaagagcgcaattcAGCGGTATTggcaattttgtttgtttgtttgtttgtttatactctttattgtacaaaaaggaaaaacaaaaaggttacataaataaaagttgtgttaagtacaaaggcggacttattaggcggaatttttgtaaaaatatttgtttttctttcacacatacacaattttactcgcaaatatgatgaaaaacattgtttgtcgcacgggcggtactataattacgaacatcgatcgtaattccttatttaccgcccttaagacacaatgtactattacatacttatatataaatctgtaggtttttttatatatttgtttgaTTATGTGTATATTTTAGCTGAGTTCTTTGTACTACAGAATCGTTTATGGAGGAAAACAAGATCAAAACATACAGGACATGATTGCTACGGCGTCGATGGGAATCGCAACTACGGCTTTCGGTGGGGCGAAAAAGGAATCTCTAAAGATCCTTGCAACCCTGAAATCTATGCTGGGCCCAAAGAATTCTCTGAACCAGAAACACAGATAGTCGCTACAATTATGCAAACGTATAAGGATCGGATTAAACTTTACGTGTCTTTGCACACTTACGGGCCCTATATGGTGTACCCTTGGGGTTTCACTGACTATATAGCCCCAGAAAAATGGGAGAGGTTACATAATCTCGCGCGTATGGTATCTGATTCTGTGGTAAGAGCTGGTGGACATAGATTCGAGGTTATGAGCTCTGGGCAGTGGTACCCAGCAGCAGGAGGTAGCTGCGACTACGCTTACGGTGTTATAGGGATCCCATATGCATACTCCATGGAACTGACGGAGAACTTCGAGTTCATCTTCCCAGAGGAACTGTTAGAAGTTGT
This portion of the Choristoneura fumiferana chromosome 14, NRCan_CFum_1, whole genome shotgun sequence genome encodes:
- the LOC141435079 gene encoding carboxypeptidase B-like, yielding MARWVVIVFGLLQICWPAACEENKYANYTLMKITPQNGEHLEELSKLQHVPESIEILKRSRGLNRSTDILVAPHKRAFLDEFVSRLRIPVQYKLNYGWFFQEASSQAIKKDDYNVFAYNAYEDMLAFINNLTIQFSNVVTVQNVGQSYEGRKMVLVKLSTNPNGSNPIIFIDAGVHAREWAASAMAMYLIRRLGRSPRARKRELRGIDWYILPLVNPDGYEFSRSGKSNRLWRKTRSKHTGHDCYGVDGNRNYGFRWGEKGISKDPCNPEIYAGPKEFSEPETQIVATIMQTYKDRIKLYVSLHTYGPYMVYPWGFTDYIAPEKWERLHNLARMVSDSVVRAGGHRFEVMSSGQWYPAAGGSCDYAYGVIGIPYAYSMELTENFEFIFPEELLEVVLPQFFEGFTTFSIHIRREFGKK